The Bacteroidetes Order II. bacterium DNA segment CGATGGTTTTGTGCATGGTCTATTTTGCAGAAAACATTCGGACAAATTGTTCACTCATCATTTGGGCCTCGTTTTCAATCAAAGCCAATTCTTCCGGTTTTTTGGCATATTTACGTTTCAGCACCATCAAAAGCCGAGGTTTTTCGGACTCAGGTGATCGGGCGTACTCCCAATAGTCGGCGGCTTTGCTAAACGATTCATCAAAGGCATCGGGGTCTGCGGGGTCAATTTTTTCCAACAAAGGAGCCGCAAACCGAGCAAGTACATCGGGCGACTGTGCCATAACGTCGTCATCGCCATCGTCCGCCAGAAAAATTTCGGTGGTTGCTGGCGTAGGCTGATCAGCTTCTAAGGCTTCAATGACTTGCTGAAAGGTTTGGGTTTTATATCCGCTGTTTTCCTCGGCCTGTTGAATGGCAGTTTTGGAAAACCGCTTAAACCCTGCTTCCATTTTTTCTACCAGTTCCCGAAAATCTTCCTGATCTTCCGGTTCGGGTGCTTCGCCCAACATACGGTCTTCCAGCATTCCCAGCGTTTCAGCTTTCTCTTCCTTTGGTGTTCTGAAATAGGCCCAAAAAAGTCGTGCAGATTCTAAGATAGAAACTGCTGTATCCATCAGGTCTAAATCCTCGGCATATTCCAGTTCATCCAGAACGGCGGATTTTTCCAAGCCATAAAAAACCCACAGCGGTTCAGAAAAACGGCTGAGCGCCTCAAAGGACAGCCCGGTAGTCCCGGATTGCAAGGTCAGATATCGGCTTTGTAGCCATAAAAAGTCATCCATTCAACTTCTCGATAAATCAAGGGGAAATCATATTACGCTCTTTGATGCCTATTCAACACCCAAAATCTTATAAGATTAAGAGAAAATGTTATAAAAGACCATTGCGTTTTCTCAGAAACCACTCCACCGAGAGGAGCAAAACAAGGATAAGCAGGAGCCACCACAGCGTCCAAGGCTCCAGATCGGTTTCTTGTTTAGAAAAAGTTGGTTTTATTTTACCCGATTCTTTTAGGCGTTGGATGAAGGACCCTGCATTTTTTGCATGTAAAAAAAGCCCGTTAGAGCGTTGCGCCACCCCCCGCATCAAACCTGCATTTGCAGCAGTTTCCTGAAACTCTAAGCTTAAAGCCCCCACAGCAAAGGCACCTGCATCCGATCCCAATGTTTGTTCTCCCAATTTTGCCGTTGCCCGATAGGTGTAACTACCAGGTGGAAGCGTGCCCGCATCGCCAAAATAGCGCCCACTGCCTAGTCCTCCTAACGTCAAAGGGATTTCATCGCCATCGGGTCCTGAAATGGTCAACTGTACCAATGACCGATCAATAGGATTCAGGCTTTCATCAAAGACTTGGCCTGAAAACTGTACGGCTTCACCGCTTCCATAAAGGGTGCGTGTTGACCGCACCCGAACGGGCTTATCATCCTGACGCGAGGTTACCCAGCGTAGGCTATTCAGGGTGAGGTTCGGCAAAAACCCTTTCAAGGCATCTAAATCTTCAGGTAAACTCCGCCAACGAAAAATGCCAGCCCCCAATAAGGCTGCGGATCGGATTTTCCCGCGTGACCGTACCGCCAATAGAGGATCCGGCAATATCACCCCATTGATCTGGGGCGATGCCAAAATGCGCGTTTCTGGTGCCAATTCCCATCGGCTTTGGTTAAACAGCAAAGGCGGCAATTGCTTCCATAGGTCTATTTTAGGTGCTTCCATTTCAAGTATCGGATGTACCGCCCCCCCGGCAGATGGGCTAAAGAACGCTTCGACATAAGTATTCCGAACCACTGTGGGCTTTGCAGGCAGAACATCACCCAATCCGTCCCGAAGCAATCCAAGATTGGTTTGTTGACTCATAAAAAAGAACAACGGTTTGCCTTCACGGGCGGCATTGGCCACTTTTTGGACTTCTGCAGCTGAAGTACCAGGCCCCGGATAGCCATGCAATATGAATAAATCATAACCAGAAAAATTATCCGGGAAACCACCAAAATAATATTGTCCGGGTGCTTTTTGAACCAATTGAGAAACCTCCAGGTTCGGATCGCTCAGCAAAACCTGTTGGAGCGCGGAAAGATCTGGACTCGGCGCACCACCTAATAACAAGACCCGCAATTTATTGTCCAGCACCTGAACAGTCACCGTGGTTTGGTTGTTTTCGTGGGTCAATTCACCATCAAACCGCGTGACCGATGCGGTTAATCGCCGCAATCCCGATTGAGAAGGCTGGAAGGAGACCTCCGAGGTCACTTCTTGCCCAGCCACCAATTTGATGGTAGTACTGCCAACCACCCGCCCATTGTCACTAAGGGTTATGGTTGCCGTTTGGCCGTCATAACCATCGTTCCGAACCCCTACTTGTACAGGCACAACGGTGTTGAGATATACAAATTCATTGGTAATCGCCTTCCGAATTTGGACATCACGCGATCGGGTGGAGTCTCCCACCACAACAGTATGGATTGGAACAGGAAACCGTTCTGCCAAAAAGAGGGGGTTGCGGCCTGTGTTGTACTGCCCATCCGATAAAATGACCACACCGCCCAAATTGTCATCCCCCAATTCTTCTCGGACTTTGACGAGTGCCGTAGAAAAATCCGTCCGTTCACCGCGAAGGGGAGTTTGGGATAATTTTTCTAACGCCTGCGGCTTCGTTGCCGAGTCGAACGTATAGACTTTTATGGTGGCGTCTAACTCTGACCAATTTAATTTTTGAAGCGCTGTACGAAGTTCTTTTTCCCGCAACCCTACACTTTTGGAAGTATCTACCAGAAAGGCAATCACGGGGCGTTTTGGTAGCTCCCGAATCATACGCAGAATGGGCTCGAAGAGCAATACCAAGACAATGGCCAGCGTCAAAAAACGCAATGCAGATAATAAGAACCGTTTCGGCAGTGATAATGCAGGACGGCTACGCCCATAAGTCCACCAAGTGAAGGCGGCGGCAACCAGTAATGCTGGTATTAATATCCAAGGTGAAAGGCCAAACGTAAGGCTCATGCAGGCAAGTTCAGTTCAGGAGTGGGCGTCGCGTGGAGATCAGGCAGCGCATTTTTTAATTAATCGAACGACGTTCCTTCGTTTTTCAGGGTGTCGCCAGTAAACGAAAAAGGCAGCAAATCCCGTACCTTTATCACAAAGGGTGCTTCTAAGCCCCGGTCCATGACAAGTTCCATATCTGGCGCAAATTCTATCATCACCTGGCGACAAGCCCCGCAAGGAGTTCCAGAAGGATCTTTGGGACAACTCAGATACATAACAGACCAGTTTTTAAATCCATAGGTTACGGCAGTGCCCAAGGCATTCCGCTCCGCACAAATAACGCGCTGCCAATCTGATGACTCCACATTACAACCCGGCCACATATAACCCTCTTTGCTCAGGACAACACAGCCAACGGGAAAATCAGACTCCGGAATAAATGCTTGTTGTGCTGCAAAACCTGCCGAACGAAGCCCGTCTTCCCTTCGCTGAATATTGGCCGGATAATAAGGAATAAGAGGCTCCGTAGGTTTAAGCAGTTGTCTAACCGTCCCAACCAACAAAACATCTTCATAAATTAAAGACACCGAAAGCCCCATTACTCGTTCCAGATAAAGCATTTCCTCGCGTTCAATGGGGTAACTTGCCACCATAGCAACAACATCTTTCCGACCCATCGCAACGGCAGTAGAAAAAGCATTGATGGCTGCGGGAATCACCAACGAATAAGACGCATTTTCAACCCGCGATCCGGCCACCCAACTCCCATCTGAAAGTTGAAGGATAACGGCCTGTTTTTTTTGGGAATAGGGTGCGTAGGCCCGTTCTACAAATGGCGTCAAATGACGACGCAACGAAGCCATAATGGCGGCTTGATCAGACTTCATGACAGCACTTTTTCTCTAAGATACGGTCAAAAGTAGAAAATTAACATCTTTACAATTGATTTCTTTGCCGAGCTTCCTTACATTGAGAGTCCTGTTTAGCCGAAGTGGCGGAATGGTAGACGCAACGGACTTAAAATCCGTCGGTAAGCGATTGCCGTGGGGGTTCGAGTCCCCCCTTCGGCACACAACAGTAAGCGCGAACTCCTCAAAGTTCGCGCTTTTTTATGACCCTACCAGCTTCATCATTAATCGTTGTACCTTTGAAGCAAGCTTCGTTGGAGGTTTTCCACCGAATAATTTGTGACATCGCTGCCCGTGGTGTTTAGACGCTTTCCCGAAGTTACCTCAAAAAGCAATTTATCTTCCCGCATTTCATACGTTGCCGTCAGGTAGAGGCCCTTAACGTCGAACAGATGAAATAACTTACCTCCCAAAAAAAAGGCATCCAGTATAATACCATCACCTTCGTCCACCCTAAAATGTCCCTTGGTAGCCTCTACAGACTTGAGCACATAATCTTTGATGACTGTATTTTGAGGGGATAAGTACGTTGTTTTCCA contains these protein-coding regions:
- a CDS encoding cytidine deaminase, which translates into the protein MKSDQAAIMASLRRHLTPFVERAYAPYSQKKQAVILQLSDGSWVAGSRVENASYSLVIPAAINAFSTAVAMGRKDVVAMVASYPIEREEMLYLERVMGLSVSLIYEDVLLVGTVRQLLKPTEPLIPYYPANIQRREDGLRSAGFAAQQAFIPESDFPVGCVVLSKEGYMWPGCNVESSDWQRVICAERNALGTAVTYGFKNWSVMYLSCPKDPSGTPCGACRQVMIEFAPDMELVMDRGLEAPFVIKVRDLLPFSFTGDTLKNEGTSFD